The proteins below come from a single Chryseobacterium bernardetii genomic window:
- a CDS encoding alpha/beta hydrolase — protein MKKKISSDHNYEVKRDTLTLFDQSRNRKIPVAYYLPKTHKKIPNQQVIIFNHGYGFNKGGDYFVYSYLTEKLASKGYFSVSIQHEQTTDPLLPVEGNLQIVRRPFWQSGSDNILYVLKELKKTNPDLDYRHLTLIGHSNGGDMAALFGNQHPNLVYKIITMDNRRMFLPRTSIPKIYSLRSNDYPADDGVLPTEEEQKKFHMTVQPTSINHSHMDNKGDDEEKKVLNSFILKYLEEH, from the coding sequence GTGAAAAAAAAGATAAGCTCAGATCATAATTATGAAGTGAAAAGGGATACTTTAACTTTATTTGATCAAAGCCGAAACCGTAAAATTCCTGTTGCCTATTATCTGCCCAAAACCCATAAGAAAATTCCGAATCAGCAGGTAATTATTTTTAATCATGGATATGGCTTTAATAAAGGCGGTGATTATTTTGTATATTCCTACTTAACTGAAAAGTTAGCTTCAAAAGGATATTTTTCTGTAAGCATTCAGCATGAACAAACTACAGATCCACTACTGCCTGTAGAAGGAAATCTGCAGATCGTGAGAAGACCTTTCTGGCAAAGTGGCTCCGATAATATCTTATATGTTTTGAAAGAGCTTAAAAAAACAAATCCGGATCTGGATTATAGGCACCTTACTTTAATAGGCCATTCCAATGGCGGCGATATGGCAGCTTTATTTGGAAATCAGCATCCTAATCTGGTTTATAAAATCATTACCATGGATAATAGGAGAATGTTCCTGCCCAGAACCAGCATTCCTAAAATCTATTCATTACGTTCCAACGATTATCCTGCCGATGACGGAGTTCTTCCTACCGAAGAGGAACAGAAAAAGTTTCACATGACGGTTCAGCCAACGTCCATCAACCATAGTCACATGGATAATAAGGGCGATGATGAAGAGAAAAAAGTATTAAATAGTTTTATACTAAAGTACCTTGAAGAACATTAA